One window of the Deltaproteobacteria bacterium genome contains the following:
- a CDS encoding CoA ester lyase, with the protein MFVLDRGKRFVIPRTEMTYPGHSMKLHQNAADPVKSPVDHVMMDFEDACPYEFKGPKSRQCVVEALNTLDFGKKVITVRPNNVRSEFFLGDIEAIVTGAPDKFHGLILPKIHGPDDIKYVSSLLDSLEKKAGWKTRLQLESLIEIPQAIVKAYDIATASDRMAGLIFGIADFAATLGIREVVKNQNINFLYAKQAVVIAAKAAGLHAIDNVYLPLWRKEDSKDKVAEIEAGLRDKNVGAANLGMDGTWVIHPQQAQIANECYTPTDKQIQYATRVLDLYHQKGGGSMPDPETGEMIDEATIKIALMDLAKAVQAEKVSAAYLAEQAAKSKGITGYDILEQMKRVG; encoded by the coding sequence ATGTTCGTACTCGATAGAGGCAAGCGTTTTGTCATTCCCCGCACTGAGATGACCTACCCTGGTCACAGCATGAAGCTACACCAAAATGCTGCCGATCCAGTGAAGTCACCAGTTGACCATGTGATGATGGACTTTGAAGACGCTTGTCCGTACGAGTTCAAAGGGCCCAAGAGCCGTCAATGTGTCGTCGAAGCGCTCAATACGCTCGACTTCGGAAAGAAGGTCATTACCGTTCGCCCCAATAACGTACGTTCAGAATTCTTCCTTGGTGATATCGAAGCGATCGTCACTGGCGCACCTGATAAATTTCATGGCCTGATTCTACCCAAGATTCACGGGCCAGATGATATTAAGTATGTTTCCTCACTACTTGATAGTTTAGAAAAGAAAGCCGGCTGGAAAACCCGGCTACAACTTGAGTCTCTCATCGAAATTCCCCAAGCCATCGTCAAAGCCTATGACATTGCTACTGCTTCAGATCGCATGGCTGGCTTGATCTTTGGTATCGCTGACTTTGCCGCGACTCTTGGTATCCGCGAAGTGGTAAAGAATCAGAACATCAACTTCCTCTATGCCAAACAAGCTGTGGTCATCGCCGCTAAAGCCGCAGGCTTGCATGCGATTGATAATGTCTATCTCCCGCTGTGGCGCAAAGAGGATTCCAAAGACAAAGTTGCTGAGATTGAAGCCGGGTTACGCGACAAGAACGTTGGTGCAGCCAACCTGGGCATGGATGGCACCTGGGTGATTCATCCGCAGCAAGCGCAAATCGCCAACGAGTGCTACACGCCCACTGACAAGCAGATCCAATACGCTACTCGTGTCCTCGATCTCTATCATCAGAAAGGTGGCGGCTCGATGCCTGACCCTGAGACTGGCGAAATGATCGACGAAGCAACCATCAAGATTGCTCTGATGGACCTCGCAAAAGCAGTACAAGCAGAGAAAGTCAGTGCTGCCTATCTTGCTGAGCAAGCCGCAAAGAGCAAAGGCATCACTGGGTATGACATTTTGGAGCAGATGAAGAGAGTCGGATAA
- a CDS encoding protein meaA codes for MKKDNPWVMRTYSGHSTAKASNELYRLNLSKGQTGLSVAFDLPTQTGYDSDHELARGEVGKVGVPVGHIGDMETLFAGIPLDKMNTSMTINGTAAWLLALYIAVAERQGVDAKALQGTTQNDIVKEYLSRGTYIFPPAPSLRLTSDTITYTVNNVPKWNPINVCSYHLQEAGATPVQEVAFTLCTAIAVLDTVRASGNVSEGEFVEAVGRISFFVNSSLRFIEEVCKLRAFGQLWDELTRDRYGVTDPKLRRFRYGVQVNSLGLTEAQPENNVPRIVLEALGVTLSKEARCRALQLPTWNEALGLPRPWDQQWSLRIQQILAYETDVLEYEDIFEGSKVTEAKTAEIKRAAWAEVERVQEFGGIISALDYVKEQLVASHTERVRRINAGEQTVVGVNKFTETAPSPLYTGDSSAILKVDEAAERDQLARLQSFRASRNQTEVSAALAALRNAATNGDNIMPVSIRCAQSGVTTGEWAQTLRAAFGEFRAPTGIGGAVVTRTANGQVGERLETLRARVRKSADALGRPLKVLIGKPGLDGHSNGAEQIAVWCRDAGMEVVYEGIRLTPDQIVNSARDEGVHLIGLSILSGSHLRLVPEVIAGLKAEGLGEVPIVVGGIIPEDDAAMLRKAGVARVYTPKDFEMTKILSDMVDVAEAAYS; via the coding sequence ATGAAAAAAGACAATCCCTGGGTCATGCGTACGTACTCTGGTCATTCCACCGCGAAGGCGAGCAACGAGTTGTATCGCCTCAACCTCAGCAAAGGCCAAACGGGCTTGTCGGTGGCGTTCGATTTACCCACGCAGACTGGCTACGACAGTGACCATGAACTCGCGCGTGGCGAGGTCGGTAAAGTCGGTGTGCCGGTTGGCCACATCGGCGATATGGAAACCCTCTTTGCTGGGATTCCGTTGGACAAAATGAATACGTCGATGACGATTAACGGTACGGCAGCGTGGTTACTCGCGCTCTATATCGCCGTGGCGGAACGTCAAGGTGTCGACGCGAAAGCATTACAAGGAACGACCCAGAACGATATCGTCAAAGAGTACCTCTCGCGCGGGACCTATATTTTTCCACCTGCCCCGAGTCTGCGCCTGACTAGCGATACGATCACGTACACCGTTAATAACGTTCCGAAGTGGAATCCGATCAACGTCTGCTCCTATCATCTGCAAGAAGCTGGGGCCACGCCTGTGCAAGAAGTTGCGTTCACGCTCTGCACGGCGATTGCTGTTCTCGATACCGTGCGTGCGTCTGGGAACGTCAGTGAAGGAGAATTCGTTGAGGCAGTCGGGCGCATCAGCTTTTTCGTCAATTCCAGCCTTCGCTTTATTGAGGAGGTCTGTAAACTCCGGGCCTTCGGGCAGTTGTGGGATGAACTGACGCGCGATCGTTATGGCGTAACGGACCCGAAACTGCGCCGTTTTCGCTACGGTGTGCAAGTCAACTCACTGGGTTTGACCGAAGCCCAACCTGAGAACAATGTGCCACGTATTGTCCTGGAAGCACTGGGAGTGACATTGAGCAAAGAGGCACGTTGCCGGGCACTGCAATTGCCAACTTGGAATGAAGCGCTCGGGCTACCTCGCCCGTGGGACCAACAATGGAGTCTGCGTATCCAGCAGATTCTCGCATACGAGACTGATGTTCTTGAGTACGAAGATATTTTCGAGGGCAGCAAGGTTACCGAAGCCAAGACCGCAGAGATCAAACGTGCAGCCTGGGCTGAGGTCGAACGCGTGCAAGAATTCGGCGGCATTATTTCGGCATTAGATTATGTCAAAGAGCAATTGGTCGCGAGCCATACTGAACGCGTTCGACGTATCAACGCCGGAGAACAGACAGTAGTTGGCGTGAACAAGTTCACTGAAACTGCGCCGTCACCGCTCTACACTGGAGATTCGTCAGCAATTCTCAAAGTGGATGAAGCAGCGGAACGCGATCAACTCGCACGGCTGCAATCGTTTCGTGCGTCACGCAATCAAACAGAAGTCTCAGCCGCACTTGCCGCGTTACGCAATGCAGCAACGAACGGCGATAACATCATGCCAGTCTCGATTCGCTGCGCGCAGTCTGGAGTCACTACAGGTGAATGGGCGCAGACGCTACGTGCGGCGTTCGGAGAATTCCGTGCGCCGACCGGCATCGGTGGTGCAGTCGTCACCCGCACAGCCAATGGCCAAGTCGGTGAACGGCTGGAGACGTTGCGTGCACGCGTGCGAAAATCTGCGGATGCCCTAGGAAGACCACTTAAGGTGTTGATTGGGAAACCCGGCCTTGATGGTCATTCCAATGGTGCCGAGCAAATTGCTGTGTGGTGTCGCGACGCAGGAATGGAAGTGGTGTATGAAGGTATTCGTCTCACGCCTGACCAGATTGTGAATAGTGCGCGTGACGAAGGTGTCCATCTCATCGGCCTGAGCATCCTTTCTGGATCACACTTACGCCTCGTGCCTGAGGTGATCGCAGGCCTCAAAGCTGAGGGACTCGGCGAAGTGCCCATTGTAGTTGGTGGGATTATCCCAGAGGATGATGCAGCGATGCTCCGCAAGGCAGGTGTCGCGCGCGTGTATACGCCGAAGGACTTTGAGATGACAAAGATTCTGTCGGATATGGTGGATGTTGCCGAGGCGGCGTATTCCTAG
- the mce gene encoding methylmalonyl-CoA epimerase has protein sequence MLKKIHHVGIVVRKLEEAFEFYKDILGLPLGKMATVQDQGVKAALLPVGESEIELLEPITTDSGVAKFLEKKGGGLHHICFETDNVETELKATIDKGIRVIDQKPRPGLAGIIAFLHPQACCGALIEYAQPVDHSEHASLLGEARNRRFTTKRLDHVVIAVKDLETAVATYQKNFGLSREPAGEVPALGIRNTFLPISDAKIEIVSPLGDNSPIAQFLTKNGEGMYLLSLDVDHLPGAISALGEKGIKANVAKASDGSELAFISPKHTHGVLLQLISRR, from the coding sequence ATGCTTAAAAAAATCCACCACGTTGGCATCGTCGTACGCAAACTCGAGGAAGCGTTTGAGTTCTACAAAGACATCCTAGGACTTCCGTTAGGCAAGATGGCCACGGTGCAAGATCAAGGCGTGAAAGCTGCGCTGCTTCCAGTTGGCGAGAGTGAAATCGAACTGCTGGAACCGATCACGACTGATTCTGGAGTCGCGAAATTTCTCGAAAAGAAAGGTGGCGGCTTGCACCATATCTGCTTTGAGACTGACAATGTCGAAACAGAGTTAAAGGCCACAATCGATAAAGGAATTCGCGTCATCGACCAGAAACCGCGCCCAGGCTTGGCGGGCATCATCGCGTTTCTGCATCCGCAAGCGTGTTGTGGTGCCTTGATCGAATATGCACAACCAGTCGATCATAGCGAGCACGCCTCGCTGCTCGGTGAAGCACGCAATCGTCGCTTCACTACCAAACGACTCGACCATGTGGTTATCGCTGTGAAAGATCTCGAAACGGCGGTCGCGACCTATCAAAAGAACTTTGGGCTCTCGCGTGAGCCCGCAGGTGAGGTCCCTGCCCTCGGTATTCGCAATACCTTCTTACCTATTAGTGACGCCAAGATTGAGATCGTCTCTCCGCTCGGTGACAACAGCCCCATCGCGCAGTTTCTGACCAAGAATGGCGAAGGTATGTACCTGTTGTCACTCGATGTTGATCATCTTCCTGGTGCAATCTCCGCCCTCGGAGAAAAAGGCATCAAGGCGAACGTTGCGAAAGCTTCTGATGGTAGCGAGTTGGCGTTTATCAGCCCGAAACATACACATGGGGTGTTGCTGCAACTAATTTCGCGGCGCTAG
- a CDS encoding acyl-CoA dehydrogenase: MRTGNYTRRRSMTDMLRQTTAIVDALQKMRDEALHHGRKITENGKAIDEHQVHTERLAYLATEVEAARALLAYANGAQEHGETEASEMALGFASEIGQKWLNQADIHLTDFGFAEAVLGDTIGRGDIKAAMRVGAHENRFRQIGRSVIANRGVNNSWLESDIAVMTRDSVRQFARSEVSQVAERVHRHDELIPEHIITHMAELGFFGMSVPEEYGGGGMGNLAMIITTEELSCASLGVAGSLITRPEILTKALLRGGTEAQKKKWLPPIAAGELMVAISVTEPDTGSDVASVKCRAEAATVGGKQGYVINGAKAWCTFAGRANIIAMLTRTNPDPKSGARGLSLFIVEKDQFPGHSFEMRQPTGGVLGGTAIPTLGYRGMHSYILNCDNYFVPAENLVGEEGGLNKGFYLQMAGFAAGRLQTGGRATGLAQAALEVTATYANERKQFGTSLGDFQLTQYKLGRMATYVAAARQLSYAAAPAMDKDEAAAVIAAMAKLLACDVAVSVTQEGQLIHGGWGYGEEYAISRYVVDALVLPIFEGVKPILELKVIGRTLLA; the protein is encoded by the coding sequence ATGAGGACTGGCAACTACACGAGGAGACGTAGCATGACCGATATGCTCCGGCAAACCACAGCCATTGTTGATGCCCTGCAGAAGATGCGTGATGAAGCTTTGCATCACGGCCGCAAAATCACGGAAAACGGCAAAGCGATAGATGAGCACCAAGTGCATACAGAACGGCTTGCCTACCTGGCGACTGAAGTCGAAGCTGCGCGTGCGTTATTAGCATATGCGAATGGAGCCCAAGAGCACGGTGAGACCGAAGCCAGTGAGATGGCACTTGGGTTTGCTTCGGAAATCGGCCAGAAATGGCTCAATCAGGCTGACATTCACCTGACTGACTTTGGTTTTGCTGAAGCGGTGTTAGGAGACACCATCGGACGAGGTGACATCAAAGCCGCAATGCGCGTCGGTGCGCATGAGAATCGCTTTCGCCAGATTGGTCGTTCGGTGATCGCTAATCGTGGCGTCAATAATTCCTGGTTGGAGAGTGATATCGCTGTAATGACCCGCGACTCAGTGCGCCAATTTGCTCGCTCTGAAGTGTCGCAAGTTGCCGAGCGGGTGCATCGTCATGATGAGTTGATTCCCGAACATATCATTACGCACATGGCGGAACTGGGCTTCTTTGGCATGTCGGTGCCTGAAGAATACGGCGGTGGCGGCATGGGTAACTTAGCCATGATTATCACCACTGAAGAGTTGTCGTGCGCTTCGCTTGGTGTCGCTGGGAGCTTGATTACACGCCCAGAGATTCTGACGAAAGCCTTGCTTCGTGGTGGCACCGAAGCGCAAAAGAAAAAGTGGTTACCTCCGATTGCTGCTGGCGAGTTGATGGTGGCGATCTCCGTGACTGAGCCTGACACTGGATCAGATGTTGCCTCAGTAAAATGTCGTGCAGAAGCAGCGACAGTTGGTGGTAAGCAAGGTTACGTGATCAACGGCGCCAAAGCCTGGTGTACCTTTGCTGGACGTGCCAACATTATTGCGATGCTGACACGCACCAATCCTGATCCGAAGTCTGGAGCGCGTGGACTCTCGCTATTTATTGTTGAAAAAGACCAGTTTCCTGGGCACTCATTTGAGATGCGTCAACCGACTGGTGGTGTTCTGGGCGGCACAGCGATTCCGACATTAGGATATCGTGGCATGCACTCGTACATTCTCAACTGCGACAACTACTTTGTCCCTGCCGAAAATCTCGTTGGTGAAGAAGGTGGACTCAATAAAGGCTTCTATTTGCAGATGGCGGGATTTGCCGCAGGTCGATTGCAGACCGGTGGACGTGCCACTGGTTTAGCGCAGGCTGCACTGGAAGTGACAGCGACGTATGCCAACGAACGCAAGCAGTTCGGCACTTCGCTTGGAGACTTCCAACTCACACAATACAAACTCGGACGCATGGCCACTTACGTTGCCGCTGCGCGGCAACTGTCCTACGCCGCAGCACCGGCGATGGACAAAGACGAAGCTGCCGCTGTCATTGCTGCGATGGCAAAGTTGTTAGCATGCGATGTGGCTGTGTCCGTCACGCAGGAAGGACAACTGATCCACGGCGGCTGGGGGTATGGCGAGGAGTATGCGATATCGCGTTATGTCGTTGATGCTCTCGTGCTCCCAATCTTCGAGGGCGTGAAACCGATTTTGGAACTAAAAGTGATTGGAAGAACGCTACTGGCGTAA